One window of the Camelina sativa cultivar DH55 chromosome 1, Cs, whole genome shotgun sequence genome contains the following:
- the LOC104782885 gene encoding WUSCHEL-related homeobox 1-like isoform X1, whose product MWTMGYNEGGADSFNGGRKLRPLIPRLSSCPTASPNTNSDHRFNMAVMTMKAEQNKRELMMLNSEPQHPPVMVSSRWNPTPDQLRVLEELYGQGTRTPSADHIQQITAQLRRYGKIEGKNVFYWFQNHKARERQKRRRQMETGHEDSVLTTTSLVSNHGFDKKDPPGYKVEQAKNWIRSVGCDTQPETLSHDDHQEQPANIRVERNGRCGGDERRSFLGRNVTWQMMQLPPGLYPSSHHHQRNLILNSTNVSSNMISTSNVNTVSAAKDSVSFSPVLLSTREATNAETCRRNYDDNKGQERHEECSNGDSDHQEQTLELFPLRKEGFCSDDEKEKEISGIHCFYEFLPLKN is encoded by the exons atgtgGACGATGGGCTACAACGAAGGAGGTGCAGATTCCTTCAACGGAGGAAGAAAGCTTCGACCACTCATCCCACGCCTCTCTTCTTGTCCCACCGCCTCCCCAAACACCAACTCTGACCACCGCTTTAATATGG CAGTGATGACGATGAAGGCGGAGCAGAACAAGAGAGAGCTGATGATGCTAAACTCAGAACCTCAACATCCGCCGGTAATGGTGAGCTCACGGTGGAATCCGACGCCGGATCAGTTAAGGGTTCTTGAGGAGTTGTACGGACAAGGAACAAGAACTCCTTCTGCCGACCACATCCAACAAATCACCGCACAGCTACGACGGTACGGGAAGATAGAAGGCAAAAACGTTTTCTACTGGTTCCAAAACCACAAAGCCCGCGAACGCCAGAAACGGCGACGACAGATGGAAACTGGCCACGAAGATTCAGTCCTTACAACAACGAGTCTTGTCTCAAACCACGGATTCGACAAGAAGGACCCGCCAG GTTACAAGGTTGAACAGGCCAAGAACTGGATACGTTCGGTCGGATGCGACACACAGCCAGAG ACACTTTCCCATGATGATCATCAGGAGCAGCCAGCGAACATACGGGTAGAGCGCAATGGTCGTTGTGGAGGTGACGAGAGACGAAGCTTTTTAGGGAGGAACGTCACGTGGCAGATGATGCAGTTGCCACCTGGACTCTACCCTTCTTCACATCATCATCAGCGGAACCTCATTCTCAATTCAACAAATGTTTCCTCCAACATGATCTCCACTAGCAATGTTAATACTGTTTCTGCTGCTAAAGATTCGGTCTCGTTTTCACCTGTGCTTTTAAGCACGAGAGAAGCAACGAACGCAGAGACTTGTCGACGCAATTATGATGACAATAAAGGTCAAGAACGTCATGAAGAATGCTCCAACGGTGACTCGGATCATCAAGAACAGACACTTGAGCTGTTTCCATTGAGAAAAGAAGGGTTTTGTAGCGAtgatgagaaagagaaggagatcagtGGCATTCACTGTTTCTATGAGTTTCTGCCATTGAAGAACTAA
- the LOC104782885 gene encoding WUSCHEL-related homeobox 1-like isoform X2 produces MWTMGYNEGGADSFNGGRKLRPLIPRLSSCPTASPNTNSDHRFNMVMTMKAEQNKRELMMLNSEPQHPPVMVSSRWNPTPDQLRVLEELYGQGTRTPSADHIQQITAQLRRYGKIEGKNVFYWFQNHKARERQKRRRQMETGHEDSVLTTTSLVSNHGFDKKDPPGYKVEQAKNWIRSVGCDTQPETLSHDDHQEQPANIRVERNGRCGGDERRSFLGRNVTWQMMQLPPGLYPSSHHHQRNLILNSTNVSSNMISTSNVNTVSAAKDSVSFSPVLLSTREATNAETCRRNYDDNKGQERHEECSNGDSDHQEQTLELFPLRKEGFCSDDEKEKEISGIHCFYEFLPLKN; encoded by the exons atgtgGACGATGGGCTACAACGAAGGAGGTGCAGATTCCTTCAACGGAGGAAGAAAGCTTCGACCACTCATCCCACGCCTCTCTTCTTGTCCCACCGCCTCCCCAAACACCAACTCTGACCACCGCTTTAATATGG TGATGACGATGAAGGCGGAGCAGAACAAGAGAGAGCTGATGATGCTAAACTCAGAACCTCAACATCCGCCGGTAATGGTGAGCTCACGGTGGAATCCGACGCCGGATCAGTTAAGGGTTCTTGAGGAGTTGTACGGACAAGGAACAAGAACTCCTTCTGCCGACCACATCCAACAAATCACCGCACAGCTACGACGGTACGGGAAGATAGAAGGCAAAAACGTTTTCTACTGGTTCCAAAACCACAAAGCCCGCGAACGCCAGAAACGGCGACGACAGATGGAAACTGGCCACGAAGATTCAGTCCTTACAACAACGAGTCTTGTCTCAAACCACGGATTCGACAAGAAGGACCCGCCAG GTTACAAGGTTGAACAGGCCAAGAACTGGATACGTTCGGTCGGATGCGACACACAGCCAGAG ACACTTTCCCATGATGATCATCAGGAGCAGCCAGCGAACATACGGGTAGAGCGCAATGGTCGTTGTGGAGGTGACGAGAGACGAAGCTTTTTAGGGAGGAACGTCACGTGGCAGATGATGCAGTTGCCACCTGGACTCTACCCTTCTTCACATCATCATCAGCGGAACCTCATTCTCAATTCAACAAATGTTTCCTCCAACATGATCTCCACTAGCAATGTTAATACTGTTTCTGCTGCTAAAGATTCGGTCTCGTTTTCACCTGTGCTTTTAAGCACGAGAGAAGCAACGAACGCAGAGACTTGTCGACGCAATTATGATGACAATAAAGGTCAAGAACGTCATGAAGAATGCTCCAACGGTGACTCGGATCATCAAGAACAGACACTTGAGCTGTTTCCATTGAGAAAAGAAGGGTTTTGTAGCGAtgatgagaaagagaaggagatcagtGGCATTCACTGTTTCTATGAGTTTCTGCCATTGAAGAACTAA
- the LOC104782915 gene encoding phosphopantothenoylcysteine decarboxylase, with protein sequence MENVKRDRQDMEVNNTIPPRKPRVLLAASGSVAAIKFGNLCHCFTEWAEVRAVVSKSSLHFLDKLSLPQEVTLYTDEDEWSSWNKIGDPVLHIELRRWADVLVIAPLSANTLGKIAGGLCDNLLTCIIRAWDYSKPLFVAPAMNTLMWNNPFTERHLLSLDELGITLIPPIKKRLACGDYGNGAMAEPSLIYSTVRLFWESQAHQQSGGTS encoded by the exons ATGGAGAATGTGAAAAGAGACAGGCAAGATATGGAAGTGAACAACACCATACCGCCGAGGAAGCCTCGTGTACTACTTGCTGCTAGTGGGAGTGTCGCTGCTATCAAATTCGGCAATCTCTGTCATTGTTTCACCGAATGGGCAGAAGTGAGAGCCGTCGTTTCCAAATCATCTCTTCATTTCCTCGATAAACTGTCCCTCCCACAAGAAGTGACTCTGTACACTGATGAAGATGAATGGTCAAGCTGGAACAAGATCGGTGATCCTGTCCTTCACATCGAGCTTAGACGTTGGGCTGATGTTTTGGTCATTGCTCCTTTGTCTGCTAACACCTTAGGAAAG ATTGCTGGTGGGCTCTGTGATAATCTTTTGACTTGCATTATACGAGCTTGGGACTACAGCAAACCACTTTTTGTTGCACCAGCGATGAACACATTGATGTGGAACAACCCTTTCACTGAAAGGCATCTTTTGTCGCTTGATGAACTGGGAATCACACTCATTCCTCCTATCAAGAAGAGACTGGCCTGTGGAGACTACGGTAATGGCGCTATGGCTGAGCCCTCTCTTATCTATTCCACTGTCAGACTCTTCTGGGAATCGCAGGCTCATCAGCAAAGTGGTGGAACTAGTTAA
- the LOC104782925 gene encoding uncharacterized protein LOC104782925, whose amino-acid sequence MDPSLSISSDPHHHHHPPQFTPFPPFPTSHPFASGSGAVPALNHPHPMVPNPYMNNNSNNHVFQPQPQIPQPPMGTNPSSNNHPPYSEMICAAIAALNEPDGSSKMAISRYIERCHSGLPSAHPALLTHSLKLLKNSGVLAMVKKSYKFAGSSAQPESVAVAAAAAAQGLDVPRSEILPQVNNTVNDPMSASASGSVSQPQKRGRGRPPKPKSEAQPQPLQAVQPNQVQSNGQQIWQQQQVGSPAPRPTEAAPVPVTESAKRGPGRPRKNGTSAPAAGPIVQASVMAGIMKRRGRPPGRRAAGRQRKPKSVSATASVYPYVANGARRRGRPRRIVDPSSSVTVAPVGGQTVAAVVAPGMKRGRGRPPKIGGVISRLMKPIRGRGRPVGRPRKIATSVTTGTQDSGELKRKFDVFQEKVKEIVKVLKDGVTSDNPAVVQAIRDLEGLTVTETVEPPQAMEEVHPQPLETAAPETEPQTEAAETQGGQEQGQEREGGEAQTQTETQTQTEAEAMQEALF is encoded by the exons atGGATCCATCTCTTTCCATTTCAAGtgatcctcatcatcatcatcatcctcctcagTTCACACCTTTCCCTCCTTTTCCCACCTCACACCCTTTTGCCTCCGGCTCCGGCGCCGTCCCTGCTCTTAATCATCCTCATCCTATGGTACCTAATCCGTACAtgaacaacaacagcaacaaccaTGTCTTCCAACCGCAGCCGCAAATTCCCCAACCGCCGATGGGTACCAATCCTTCCTCCAACAACCACCCTCCTTACTCTGAA ATGATTTGCGCTGCGATTGCCGCGTTGAACGAACCGGATGGTTCAAGCAAGATGGCAATTTCGAGATACATCGAGAGATGTCACTCCGGTTTACCATCTGCTCATCCTGCTCTGTTGACTCATAGCCTCAAGCTTTTGAAGAACAGTGGTGTTCTTGCTATGGTTAAGAAGTCTTACAAATTCGCTGGTTCCTCTGCTCAACCTGAGAGTGTAGCTGTGGCTGCTGCTGCCGCAGCTCAAGGTCTTGATGTTCCCAGATCTGAGATTCTTCCTCAAGTTAACAACACCGTCAATGATCCCATGTCTGCCTCTGCATCTGGCTCTGTTTCTCAGCCTCAGAAACGAGGCCGTGGTCGTCCTCCTAAACCTAAATCTGAAGCTCAACCGCAACCACTACAAGCTGTTCAACCTAATCAAGTCCAGTCTAATGGACAGCAAATCTGGCAACAGCAGCAAGTTGGATCACCTGCACCTAGACCAACCGAAGCTGCTCCGGTTCCGGTTACAGAGTCGGCTAAGAGGGGACCTGGTCGTCCGAGGAAGAACGGAACATCTGCTCCTGCTGCTGGACCAATCGTTCAGGCTTCGGTTATGGCTGGAATCATGAAACGTAGAGGTAGACCACCGGGTCGTAGAGCTGCTGGGAGACAGAGGAAGCCCAAATCTGTCTCTGCTACTGCCTCTGTTTATCCTTATGTTGCTAATGGTGCTAGACGCAGGGGAAGGCCTAGGAGAATTGTTGACCCTAGCAGCAGCGTTACCGTTGCTCCTGTAGGTGGTCAAACTGTGGCGGCTGTTGTTGCTCCAGGGATGAAGCGTGGACGAGGACGACCTCCTAAGATTGGTGGTGTTATCAGTAGGCTTATGAAGCCTATAAGAGGACGAGGACGTCCCGTTGGTAGACCTAGAAAG ATTGCTACATCAGTCACCACTGGGACACAAGATTCTGGAGAACTCAAGAGAAagtttgatgttttt caagagaaagtaaaagaaatcgTGAAGGTGTTGAAAGATGGAGTTACTAGTGACAATCCTGCAGTGGTGCAAGCTATAAGAGATCTGGAAGGACTAACAGTGACGGAGACGGTTGAGCCACCACAAGCCATGGAAGAAGTGCATCCACAGCCATTGGAGACCGCAGCACCAGAGACTGAACCTCAAACTGAAGCTGCTGAAACGCAAGGAGGACAGGAACAGGgacaagaaagagaaggaggagaagcaCAAACCCAGACCGAGACCCAGACTCAGACAGAAGCAGAAGCAATGCAAGAAGCACTGTTCTGA